Below is a genomic region from Maridesulfovibrio ferrireducens.
TTTTAGAATATATTTCTATTAATTTTTAGTATTATCTTCCACATCCACACCTTTAGGTGGAGTAAATTCGTAAAGTGAATCAGCTACTGCTGGATCAATCTCAATGTTTCTCAACAGCACTTCATTTCCGTTTCCGTAAAAGTCCACAACTAGAATCTTTGTAAGCATTTTTTTATCAGGATCAACCCACACATAAGCTAGGACCAGCCCTGTTTCAGGTTCAAAAGGCATAAGCTTAAGTTTGATCAGCCCCTCTTCTTCCCCTTGATTTTCTACTATAAAATCTTCTTCCAGCTTAGCTTTACCGGAAATAAACTTAATCATAGTTTTTGAATTAAAGAGCTGCTTGGTGCGATATTTAAGAGCAAGTTTCTCATCCGGGAAATAATCCCACACAATAGACTCACCAACTATCAGCAATTCTTTTTCGGGCGTAATTGATTCCCAGTGCAACAGAGAGGGTTGTTT
It encodes:
- the lolA gene encoding outer membrane lipoprotein chaperone LolA encodes the protein MNFRFCILILTVLLSIGSIASADELTTEIQKTYDSIKTFKADFSQTLTNAASKESEVRSGKITFKQPSLLHWESITPEKELLIVGESIVWDYFPDEKLALKYRTKQLFNSKTMIKFISGKAKLEEDFIVENQGEEEGLIKLKLMPFEPETGLVLAYVWVDPDKKMLTKILVVDFYGNGNEVLLRNIEIDPAVADSLYEFTPPKGVDVEDNTKN